The following are encoded together in the Nyctibius grandis isolate bNycGra1 chromosome 5, bNycGra1.pri, whole genome shotgun sequence genome:
- the FOXM1 gene encoding forkhead box protein M1 has product MRTSPCRPLILKRRKLALPQNDASCTAARDENSDQDEKIPKQEHSQKDQHNSQPRDKIDCGLQKFPAGIKIIDHPTMPNTQVVAIPTNADIQSIIEALTAKGKECGNNGPNKFILISSGGTSRSAGPIASQHPPSEKKPSAATKAADDQERDKNITQTPGLAGRTMLWHSGTDPVVGQEQESNSSGETMSSVLDNSLTNIQWLGKMRSDGISPCSVKQDTEKENQVPPQERIKTEEDSAVAIPTAAASSSSWQDSVSERPPYSYMAMIQFAINSTEKKRMTLKDIYTWIEDHFPYFKHVAKPGWKNSIRHNLSLHDMFVRETSANGKISFWTIHPDANRCLTLDQVFKPLDLESPTSPEHSESHQKRHLPDPQKNMGSNSSSKTEPQNARRKMKPLLPRVNSYLVPIQFPLSQPLVLQPSMKVPLSMAQGTSLNSSETFRSNKRVRIAPKMSLSAEESSPLPVAAVKEESQCDEGFFPPTHSLKESSSQPGEELASFPENVCIKEEEGSQLDDWLSPFASTLTVKEEPGLFLPVSSTKEKKQFTILKSPSKGVSDTLVIKRRERREMGRSRRKQRLALPCSEEPVLVLPESNGFDPFRLGADPPFLQESQPLENVSQLSSSQGEEGPFKTPVKEMFSKLPVSSTPSKVSETTTPPLGGLDPWKSASLAKGGHELDFSPVRTLQLPFTPLQENQDLLGFNSTPLKNPLFESPRELLNTESSDMVHGPLTSSPAFIHEHTKQSSVELPASGFTENRSLMEGLILDTMNDSLSKILLDISFPGLEDENLGTDISWSQLIPELK; this is encoded by the exons ATGAGGACCAGTCCTTGCAGGCCCTTAATTCTCAAAAGACGGAAACTGGCCCTCCCACAGAATGATGCATCCTGTACTGCAGCAAGAGATGAGAACAGTGATCAGGATGAAAAGATTCCTAAGCAGGAGCACAGCCAGAAGGACCAACACAACAGCCAACCCAGAGACAAAATAGACTGTGGCCTGCAGAAGTTTCCAGCAGGAATAAAGATAATTGACCATCCTACCATGCCCAACACACAAGTGGTGGCCATCCCTACAAATGCTGATATCCAGAGCATCATAGAGGCGctgacagcaaaaggaaaagaatgtggCAACAATGGGCCCAACAAGTTCATTCTCATTAGCAGTGGGGGCACATCCCGTTCAGCAGGTCCAATAGCATCGCAGCATCCCCCATCAGAGAAGAAACCCAGTGCAGCAACCAAGGCTGCAGATGATCAAGAAAGAGATAAGAATATTACACAGACTCCTGGTCTTGCAGGAAGGACAATGCTCTGGCATTCAGGAACTGATCCTGTGGTTGGACAGGAACAGGAGAGCAACA GCAGTGGCGAGACAATGAGCTCTGTGTTGGACAACAGTCTCACTAATATCCAGTGGCTCGGGAAGATGAGATCTGATGGGATAAGTCCCTGTTCTGTGAAGCaagacacagagaaagagaacCAGGTGCCTCCGCAGGAAAGAATCAAG ACTGAAGAAGATTCTGCTGTTGCTATTCCTACTgctgccgcctcctcctcctcatggCAAGATTCAGTATCGGAAAGACCTCCTTACTCCTACATGGCCATGATCCAGTTTGCCATCAATAGCACTGAGAAGAAGCGTATGACTCTGAAGGACATCTATACCTGGATTGAGGATCATTTCCCATATTTTAAACACGTGGCTAAGCCAGGTTGGAAG AACTCCATTCGGCACAACCTGTCTCTTCATGATATGTTTGTCCGTGAGACATCTGCTAATGGTAAAATCTCGTTCTGGACTATTCACCCTGATGCAAACCGTTGCCTAACATTGGACCAAGTATTTAAG CCGCTGGACTTGGAGTCACCAACATCGCCTGAGCACTCTGAATCA CACCAAAAGCGACATCTTCCTGATCCCCAGAAGAACATGggaagcaacagcagcagcaaaactgaacCCCAGAATGCAC GACGAAAGATGAAGCCTTTGCTTCCTCGCGTCAACTCCTACCTGGTTCCGATCCAGTTTCCTTTGAGTCAGCCTCTTGTCTTGCAGCCTTCTATGAAGGTTCCTTTATCCATGGCACAGGGAACATCCCTCAACAGCTCAGAGACTTTCCGGAGCAATAAGCGTGTGCGCATTGCTCCAAAG ATGTCTCTCTCTGCAGAAGAGTCATCTCCTTTACCTGTGGCTGCTGTCAAGGAGGAGAGTCAATGTgatgaaggtttttttcccccaacccATTCGCTAAAGGAGAGCAGTTCCCAGCCTGGTGAGGAATTGGCTTCTTTCCCTGAGAATGTCTGtataaaggaggaagaaggcTCTCAACTGGATGACTGGCTGTCCCCATTTGCCTCAACACTAACAGTAAAGGAAGAGCCAGGCTTGTTCCTCCCAGTCTCATCcacaaaggagaagaaacaattCACCATACTGAAGTCACCATCTAAGGGTGTTTCTGACACGTTAGTTATAAAGAGACGGGAAAGGCGGGAAATGGGCAGATCCAGAAGGAAGCAACGCCTAGCACTGCCTTGCTCGGAAGAGCCTGTCCTTGTTTTGCCAGAAAGCAATGGCTTTGACCCTTTCCGGTTAGGGGCAGACCCCCCCTTCCTGCAGGAAAGCCAGCCTCTTGAGAACGTATCACAGCTCAGCAGCTCGCAGGGGGAAGAGGGGCCCTTTAAAACACCAGTCAAGGAAATGTTTAGCAAATTGCCAGTTTCTTCCACTCCCAGCAAAGTCTCAGAAACTACTACCCCCCCACTAGGGGGCCTTGACCCCTGGAAGTCTGCATCTTTAGCCAAGGGTGGTCATGAGCTGGACTTCAGTCCTGTGAGAACCCTTCAGTTGCCATTCACACCTCTCCAGGAGAACCAGGACTTGCTGGGTTTTAACAGCACACCCCTTAAAAATCCCCTCTTTGAGTCACCTCGGGAACTGCTCAATACAGAATCCAGTGACATGGTGCATGGCCCCCTCACAAGCTCTCCAGCTTTTATTCATGAGCATACTAAGCAATCATCTGTTGAACTGCCAGCCTCTGGCTTTACTGAAAACCGGTCACTCATGGAGGGCCTGATCCTGGACACTATGAATGACAGTCTGAGCAAAATCCTTCTAGATATCAGCTTTCCTGGTCTTGAGGATGAAAACTTAGGAACAGACATTAGCTGGTCTCAGCTCATACCTGAACTGAAGTAA
- the RHNO1 gene encoding RAD9, HUS1, RAD1-interacting nuclear orphan protein 1 yields MPPKKKRTHKAKAELVFLERPRGGPIHCYETPLPSAGNPRRVPTKPVDQNTSAAWVCPQFETTKSMLKACQKKHHGPHKPQNRDDNHSSLHAGGACRRAIAGKFPPLTFETPEGYGVRPSDHPNCSRKNTQYSHSQPKKGTGAEANIQVKSLENCREIPFFSAPQPVETEFFSPPDVETPQVPSIRDPRCSSTLPQTSSHGWHPEEELAFDTDPCGRGESAAVLVTDTPKHEYGVRVTWRRRPHLMKYLREIGKLSAADILVKANPELSRRQANV; encoded by the exons ATGCCTCCAAAGAAGAAACGTACCCACAAGGCCAAGGCAGAGCTGGTATTCCTTGAGAGGCCGCGAGGGGGACCCATCCATTGCTATGAAACTCCGCTGCCTTCAGCCGGGAATCCAAGACGTGTTCCTACAAAACCTGTAGACCAGAACACCTCTGCTGCCTGG GTGTGCCCACAATTTGAAACAACTAAGTCAATGTTGAAAGCATGCCAGAAGAAGCATCATGGTCCTCACAAACCCCAGAATCGGGACGACAACCATAGTTCGCTTCATGCAGGAGGAGCTTGTCGAAGAGCTATAGCTGGCAAATTTCCTCCTTTAACTTTTGAGACTCCAGAAGGATATGGAGTCCGCCCCTCGGATCATCCGAATTGCTCGAGGAAGAACACACAATATTCTCACAGCCAACCCAAGAAAGGGACAGGAGCAGAAGCCAACATCCaggtgaagagtctggagaacTGTagagaaataccttttttttctgctccccaGCCTGTGGAAACAGAATTCTTTAGTCCACCAGATGTAGAGACTCCACAGGTGCCTTCCATAAGGGACCCGAGATGCAGCAGCACTCTGCCACAAACAAGTAGCCATGGCTGGCATCCAGAAGAAGAGCTGGCATTTGATACTGATCCCTGTGGGAGAGGGGAATCAGCAGCAGTACTGGTTACAGATACTCCCAAGCATGAGTATGGAGTAAGAGTTACTTGGAGACGGCGGCCTCATCTAATGAAATACCTGCGGGAGATAGGGAAGCTGAGTGCTGCTGACATACTGGTGAAGGCGAACCCCGAGCTCTCAAGGAGACAGGCCAACGTCTAA